From one Phaeodactylum tricornutum CCAP 1055/1 chromosome 16, whole genome shotgun sequence genomic stretch:
- the ZIP1 gene encoding iron permease 1 (member of ZIP zinc transporter protein family; putative Zinc/iron permease) has product MAFGLVIGAGAATGLGAAVVFFPALVRLASRRTLAGALGLSAGVMVYVSFVEIFGKASSAFEDSGIEEDTAYIYATLCFFGGVVLMVVRTFVAEESDSPGSPDEEDTPETKDSKKLMRMSLNTALAIGIHNFPEGLATFVATLGDPKVGGVLAVAIAIHNIPEGLCVAMPVYYATGNRWKAFGWAMLSGMSEPFAALLGWAILANSFSDKLYGILFGIVSGMMVVISTRELLPTAHRYDPEDSVVTYSFIAGMCIMALSLVLFLL; this is encoded by the exons ATGGCCTTCGGGCTTGTTATCGGCGCCGGGGCGGCTACGGGTCTTGGGGCTGCCGTAGTCTTTTTTCCGGCTCTGGTTCGATTAGCCTCGCGCCGAACTCTGGCCGGCGCTTTGGGTCTGTCAGCTGGTGTCATGGTCTACGTCTCATTCGTCGAGATATTTGGCAAGGCCTCTTCAGCTTTTGAAGATTCGGGTATCGAAGAGGATACTGCCTACATCTATGCCACTCTGTGCTTCTTCGGTGGTGTTGTTCTCATGGTGGTAC GTACTTTCGTCGCCGAAGAGAGCGATTCTCCAGGATCTCCGGACGAGGAGGACACGCCGGAAACCAAGGATTCCAAGAAGCTCATGCGCATGAGTTTGAACACTGCGCTGGCAATTGGAATTCACAATTTCCCCGAAGGCTTGGCGACTTTTGTCGCCACGCTTGGAGATCCCAAAGTGGGAGGTGTACTGGCCGTCGCTATTGCCATACACAATATTCCCGAAGGTCTCTGTGTCGCCATGCCCGTCTACTACGCCACGGGCAACCGCTGGAAGGCCTTTGGCTGGGCTATGCTGTCGGGCATGTCCGAACCTTTTGCAGCGCTTTTGGGATGGGCCATCTTGGCCAATTCCTTTTCGGATAAGCTATACGGGATACTGTTCGGCATAGTTTCGGGTATGATGGTAGTTATTTCCACTCGCGAACTATTGCCGACGGCGCATCGCTACGATCCCGAAGATTCCGTTGTTACTTACTCCTTCATTGCTGGTATGTGCATAATGGCGCTCTCTCTTGTTCTCTTCTTACTGTAA
- a CDS encoding predicted protein — translation MAFETVTKLEPVDASVIEAGKKLATGIFLTKDIVNAPHNVLNSLSLAETAKRIAEQNGGRIICEILDKEACDARCMGGFLGVARGSETPPQFIHLTYTPPSGKISKKVGVIGKGLLFDTGGYNIKTAMMELMKSALKHRVGRFSKVLYFLLST, via the coding sequence ATGGCGTTTGAAACCGTGACCAAATTGGAACCAGTAGATGCTTCCGTTATTGAAGCCGGCAAGAAATTAGCGACAGGTATTTTCTTGACCAAGGATATTGTCAACGCCCCGCACAACGTCTTGAACTCGCTTTCGCTTGCCGAGACAGCTAAGCGCATTGCCGAGCAGAACGGTGGACGGATCATTTGTGAAATCCTCGACAAAGAGGCCTGTGACGCCCGCTGTATGGGTGGCTTCCTTGGAGTAGCGCGCGGCAGCGAAACGCCTCCTCAGTTCATCCATTTAACCTACACTCCACCCTCGGGAAAAATTTCCAAGAAGGTCGGAGTCATTGGGAAAGGCCTCCTCTTCGACACGGGCGGCTACAATATTAAGACCGCCATGATGGAACTCATGAAGTCTGCACTGAAACACCGCGTTGGTCGATTTTCCAAGGTCCTGTACTTTTTACTGAGCACATGA
- a CDS encoding predicted protein — MRRRTGNIPCRGVCALLVSGWWWWRNDRVWRSDTPSATDTLIPSRPMAWHGPSSRSRQQSQRSTSDSLAACLLIKDDNDILDEWIAYHYHVWNLRHLLVAVDPSSRTSPRATLTRWTEVTDLDVRVWDDVDYLPESFRTLGYHIPPRYVSGDAQRSQWHVGHESAAQVVADRTRINNHRYRQVTLLTHCYRHWRERNATWVLHVDTDEYLTLNPIRRRPHTTAGSPVVPVKLVQPGCLFRFWNALLRDNVQARAANAHHSCVSMPRLLFGAMETNRSVVTTTTTAGTAAANPQRFETLRWRYHAAYNDTVYNAQPKTLVDVSRVPAPDELWQQAFSIHRPSKVLCRRIEQLNLRTPNRYPLAVFHYLGTWERYVARNDTRRSRRVYDAKAAAGAGGRPEDSMEDWFDGWVHDVGIETARYLLRDYFRYPGNSVTNASRYYDTLA; from the coding sequence ATGCGCCGTCGGACCGGGAACATTCCGTGCCGGGGCGTCTGCGCCCTCCTCGTCTCGggctggtggtggtggcggaaCGACAGAGTGTGGCGTTCCGACACACCGTCCGCTACGGATACGCTGATTCCATCCCGTCCCATGGCCTGGCACGGTCCTTCCTCGCGGTCCCGACAACAAAGCCAACGATCCACGTCCGACTCGCTCGCGGCCTGTCTTTTGAtcaaagacgacaacgacattCTCGACGAATGGATTGCCTACCATTATCACGTTTGGAATCTCCGTCATTTGCTCGTCGCCGTCGACCCCAGCAGTCGTACTTCGCCCCGCGCGACTCTCACGCGTTGGACGGAAGTGACCGATCTGGATGTGCGAGTCTGGGACGACGTCGATTATCTGCCGGAATCCTTCCGGACGCTCGGTTACCACATTCCACCCCGCTACGTCTCGGGCGACGCCCAACGCTCCCAGTGGCACGTGGGTCACGAATCGGCCGCGCAAGTCGTCGCCGATCGCACCCGTATCAACAATCACCGCTACCGTCAAGTCACACTCCTCACACACTGTTACCGCCACTGGCGGGAGCGGAACGCAACCTGGGTACTCCACGTCGATACCGATGAATATTTGACCCTCAATCCAATCCGGCGTCGGCCACACACGACGGCAGGGTCGCCCGTTGTACCGGTCAAGCTCGTCCAGCCCGGCTGTTTGTTCCGGTTCTGGAACGCACTGCTCCGGGATAACGTCCAAGCCCGCGCCGCCAACGCTCACCATTCTTGCGTGTCCATGCCGCGACTCTTGTTTGGTGCGATGGAAACCAATCGTTCGGTCGTCACGACGACAACCACTGCTGGCACAGCCGCCGCGAATCCCCAACGCTTCGAAACCCTCCGCTGGCGCTACCACGCTGCCTACAACGATACCGTCTACAACGCCCAACCCAAAACACTAGTGGACGTCTCCCGGGTACCCGCCCCCGACGAACTCTGGCAACAGGCATTTTCCATACATCGACCATCCAAAGTATTGTGTCGACGCATCGAGCAACTCAATCTGCGCACACCGAACCGTTACCCCCTCGCCGTCTTTCACTACCTCGGAACCTGGGAACGCTACGTTGCGCGTAACGATACGCGCCGCTCCCGACGTGTCTACGACGCCAAGGCCGCCGCCGGTGCCGGTGGACGACCCGAAGATTCCATGGAGGACTGGTTCGATGGCTGGGTACACGACGTCGGGATCGAGACGGCGCGCTATTTGTTGCGCGACTATTTCCGCTACCCCGGAAACTCTGTCACAAATGCGTCACGGTACTACGACACGTTGGCGTAG
- the CAT2 gene encoding carnitine o-acetyltransferase (Involved in beta oxidation. During import of acyl groups for beta-oxidation, or export of acetate, catalyzes this reaction in mitochondrial membranes: acyl-CoA + carnitine <==> acyl-carnitine + CoA; Acyl-carnitine transferase, mitochondrial precursor), producing the protein MWRRGRMSSITSTVTTMATTTRRRANARRILSTSVPLRPWKTSVVESHGDYRAEAWLEDHVGGDLYRYQADLPMLPVPTLAHTLERLLPTVLPVCRHDEEMESLRQAVDRFPEQASTLQERLLHRQQQHENANSSWLQHWWNTLGYLQVRESVVINVSYFFHLADDPSATTLTQRGAALLTAAAQYRHQVCSGSLAPTVLGRGERAQPLCSAAYKYMFHASRIPRPQQDSYKIYDPARYRHAVVARKGHFYTLNLCGPDHATPYPVATLQAGLERIVAHADAMHAHPPPPQLGWLTTAPRDDWAAARQTLLDTDQQYQRSTVSDALERLESGAVLLCLDDVHAVSRLEMGQLLLHGAGHNRWFDKSVQLVVTENGKAGLIGEHSMMDGMPMVGLADHCTKVTYEQCLRKSPTGTMVPEPTVEPIFNTPEFTQILQDPIVHNLVDQGTCCVAKMDCDDWTGRHAMQSQSFQGYGSQFIKQAGFSPDAFVQMAMQLATYRLWGEQAGTYEATQVRPFRHGRTETTRTVSLESAAFVQRLGLRPQYNEHDAEVRGEKLRLLRDAVQAHVRYIGAAAQAQGVDRHFFGLSMLVADGEKAPDLYAHPAFVRAKRWRVSTSHLTHPKIVNWGYGEVVPDGVGLSYSIHPRHCVFNVTALKETGWAEKLCTLLEESLLELRTLIEMDQAPPSSKL; encoded by the exons ATGTGGCGACGCGGCCGCATGAGTAGTATCACCAGTACCGTCACGACGatggcaacgacgacacgtCGTCGCGCGAACGCCCGTCGCATTCTCTCCACGTCTGTACCCTTGCGTCCCTGGAAGACGTCCGTGGTGGAAAGTCACGGCGACTACCGCGCCGAAGCCTGGTTGGAAGACCACGTCGGGGGTGATCTCTACCGGTACCAGGCCGACTTGCCAATGTTGCCCGTGCCTACGTTGGCCCACACGCTCGAACGATTACTCCCCACCGTACTCCCCGTGTGTCGtcacgacgaagaaatggaatccCTCCGACAAGCCGTCGACCGATTTCCCGAACAGGCAAGTACGCTTCAGGAACGGTTGCTCcatcgacaacaacaacacgaaaaCGCCAACTCGTCCTGGTTGCAGCACTGGTGGAACACGCTCGGCTATTTACAAGTCCGCGAATCCGTCGTCATTAACGTATCCTACTTTTTTCATCTGGCCGACGACCCTTCCGCCACCACACTCACGCAGCGTGGGGCCGCCCTCTTGACCGCCGCCGCACAGTACCGCCACCAAGTGTGCTCGGGATCCCTCGCACCCACCGTACTCGGTCGGGGGGAACGGGCCCAGCCACTCTGTAGTGCCGCCTACAAGTACATGTTCCACGCATCCCGTATCCCCCGTCCGCAACAGGATTCCTACAAAATTTACGACCCCGCCCGTTACCGACACGCCGTCGTGGCACGGAAGGGACACTTTTACACTTTGAATCTGTGTGGGCCGGACCACGCCACGCCCTACCCCGTCGCCACCCTCCAAGCCGGATTGGAACGAATCGTCGCGCACGCGGACGCCATGCACGCACACCCGCCACCGCCCCAGCTCGGCTGGTTGACCACGGCCCCACGCGACGATTGGGCCGCCGCACGCCAAACCTTACTGGATACGGACCAGCAATACCAACGAAGCACCGTCTCGGACGCCTTGGAACGACTCGAAAGTGGCGCCGTCTTGCTCTGTCTCGACGACGTACACGCCGTCAGTCGGTTGGAAATGGGGCAACTCTTACTCCACGGCGCCGGACACAATCGATGGTTCGACAAGTCCGTCCAACTCGTTGTTACCGAAAACGGTAAGGCCGGATTGATCGGCGAACATTCCATGATGGACGGAATGCCCATGGTCGGACTCGCCGATCACTGTACCAAGGTCACCTACGAACAGTGTCTCCGAAAAAGTCCCACCGGGACCATGGTACCGGAACCCACGGTGGAACCGATTTTTAACACCCCCGAGTTCACGCAAATCTTACAGGATCCGATCGTACACAATCTCGTGGATCAAGGtacttgttgtgttg CTAAAATGGACTGTGACGACTGGACCGGCCGCCACGCCATGCAGTCGCAAAGTTTCCAAGGCTACGGAAGCCAATTTATAAAACAGGCCGGTTTTTCTCCGGACGCCTTTGTCCAGATGGCCATGCAATTGGCCACCTACCGACTCTGGGGTGAACAGGCCGGTACGTACGAAGCGACGCAGGTTCGTCCGTTTCGACACGGACGGACCGAAACCACCCGCACCGTTTCGTTGGAAAGTGCGGCCTTTGTCCAACGCCTCGGACTCCGTCCCCAGTACAACGAGCACGATGCCGAGGTGCGTGGCGAGAAGCTACGGCTGTTGCGCGACGCCGTCCAGGCCCACGTGCGGTACATTGGTGCGGCGGCACAAGCCCAAGGCGTGGATCGACACTTTTTCGGACTTTCCATGCTCGTGGCTGACGGCGAAAAGGCCCCCGATCTGTACGCTCATCCCGCCTTTGTACGGGCCAAACGATGGCGGGTGAGTACCAGTCACCTGACACATCCCAAGATTGTCAATTGGGGCTACGGGGAAGTCGTGCCCGACGGTGTGGGCTTGTCGTACTCCATTCATCCGCGCCATTGCGTCTTTAACGTGACGGCCTTGAAAGAAACCGGATGGGCGGAGAAGTTGTGCACGCTTTTGGAGGAAAGTCTGCTCGAATTGCGGACTCTCATCGAAATGGATCAAGCTCCGCCGTCGAGCAAACTGTAA
- a CDS encoding predicted protein yields the protein VDGSIDFDVCFLNDIAFVNSSLLREYSIVDDRVKALMIAVKRWAKAFGICSSQHNTLSSYAWMNLVIFYLQNV from the coding sequence GTCGACGGATCCATTGACTTTGACGTATGCTTTCTCAACGACATTGCCTTCGTCAACTCGTCGCTACTGCGTGAGTATTCCATCGTGGATGATCGCGTCAAGGCCCTCATGATTGCAGTCAAGCGCTGGGCCAAGGCGTTTGGTATTTGCTCTTCCCAACACAATACACTCAGCTCATACGCGTGGATGAATTTGGTCATTTTCTACCTACAGAACGTA